From the genome of Planctomycetota bacterium:
TCGCATGCGGCAAAACATCCGCCAGCGCTTCGAGCGATTCGATCGCCCCCTTGCGCGAGCCGGGCAGATTGATCACCAGCGTGCGGTCGATCGTCCCCGCGATCCCGCGCGATAAAAAACACTTGGGCGTCTTCGCGTAGCAGCGCATCTGCATGAGCTGAATCAATCCCGGATGCTCGCGCTCCAGCACGCGCCGCGTCGCCTCCGGCGTCACATCGCGCGGACCCAGCCCCGTCCCCCCCGTCGTCAACACCAGGTCCGGCCTCGGCGTCGCATCCGACCACTCCACAAGCACATGACCAATCGCATCCGGATCGTCCGCCACGCACCGCGCCGCCAGCACCGTCGCGCCGAACGTCTCGCGCAACATCTGACAAAGCGCCGGCCCGGACGTATCCTCCGCCTCGCCGCGCGCACACCGATCCGATATCGTCAATACACTCGCATTCATGCCGGGAACTCCGAAGCGTGCGGCCGAACGTCCCCGCGACGCCCGCCGGTTTTTTCGATGAGACGGATCGATTCGATCACCATCCCCGGATCGATCGCCTTGCCCATGTCGATCACCGACAGCGCCGCGATCGCCGCCGCCGTATACGCCTCCATCTCCACGCCCGTCTTCCCGCTCGTCCGCGCCTCCGCCCGCAGATACACGCATTGCCCGTCGAGCTTCGCCCGCACATCGACGTGTTCGAGCGGCAGGGCGTGACAGAGCGGGATCAGTTCATCGGTGCGCTTCGCCGCCGTGAT
Proteins encoded in this window:
- a CDS encoding molybdenum cofactor biosynthesis protein, with protein sequence MNASVLTISDRCARGEAEDTSGPALCQMLRETFGATVLAARCVADDPDAIGHVLVEWSDATPRPDLVLTTGGTGLGPRDVTPEATRRVLEREHPGLIQLMQMRCYAKTPKCFLSRGIAGTIDRTLVINLPGSRKGAIESLEALADVLPHAIETLRGGDHARK
- the moaC gene encoding cyclic pyranopterin monophosphate synthase MoaC, translated to MTRKLTHTDDHGQARMVDVGDKQVTTRRAVAEARVRVSAELADAIAHNALVKGNLLEVSRLAGITAAKRTDELIPLCHALPLEHVDVRAKLDGQCVYLRAEARTSGKTGVEMEAYTAAAIAALSVIDMGKAIDPGMVIESIRLIEKTGGRRGDVRPHASEFPA